In the Streptomyces sp. cg36 genome, one interval contains:
- a CDS encoding cellulose-binding protein, translating to MSPQPPEGFALARGGRGYRPDQVDRQLAAVCEERDAAWERAARLTVLAKRMEADAAALRDRVAALAPQSYEVLGRRAHLVHALSVEEADAVRAAAHEEAASLRDAADAAGRLVRELAQEHARVVRAEAESRAQQVLRGARAAADEHLHEVTAEAQERRADAADALREVRGRTAAALADQAREHAERLEAFDREAAARVAAADARHAELTVAAEARLAEAGRIRAQAGEAARHGQEDAEAEGAELLAGARIQEERVARETERVLREHAEVREETEAHMTHVRNSLTGLTGRAPAEG from the coding sequence GTGTCACCACAGCCACCCGAGGGCTTCGCGCTCGCGCGCGGAGGCCGCGGCTACCGGCCCGACCAGGTCGACCGGCAGCTCGCCGCCGTCTGCGAGGAGCGCGACGCCGCCTGGGAGCGGGCGGCGCGGCTGACCGTCCTCGCCAAGCGGATGGAGGCGGACGCCGCCGCCCTGCGCGACCGGGTCGCCGCCCTCGCCCCCCAGTCGTACGAGGTGCTGGGCCGCCGCGCCCATCTGGTGCACGCGCTCTCCGTGGAGGAGGCGGACGCCGTACGGGCCGCCGCCCACGAGGAGGCGGCGAGCCTGCGGGACGCGGCGGACGCGGCCGGGCGCCTGGTGCGCGAACTCGCCCAGGAACACGCCCGGGTGGTCCGCGCCGAGGCCGAGTCCCGGGCCCAGCAGGTGCTGCGCGGCGCGCGGGCCGCCGCCGACGAGCACCTCCACGAGGTGACCGCCGAGGCCCAGGAGCGCCGGGCGGACGCGGCGGACGCGCTGCGCGAGGTGCGCGGGCGGACCGCCGCCGCCCTCGCCGACCAGGCGCGCGAGCACGCCGAGCGGCTGGAGGCGTTCGACCGCGAGGCGGCGGCGCGGGTGGCCGCGGCGGACGCGCGCCACGCCGAGCTGACCGTCGCCGCCGAGGCCCGCCTCGCCGAGGCCGGACGGATCCGCGCCCAGGCCGGGGAGGCCGCCCGGCACGGCCAGGAGGACGCGGAGGCCGAGGGCGCCGAACTGCTCGCCGGGGCCCGCATCCAGGAGGAGCGCGTCGCCCGCGAGACCGAGCGGGTGCTGCGCGAGCACGCCGAGGTGCGCGAGGAGACCGAGGCGCACATGACCCATGTCCGCAACAGCCTGACGGGTCTGACCGGCCGGGCCCCGGCGGAGGGCTGA
- a CDS encoding ABC transporter ATP-binding protein — MTTAVTIPRHGGTGGRTAVAARARQVVKAYGSGETRVVALDHVDVDIARGQFTAIMGPSGSGKSTLMHCLAGLDTVSGGQIYLDETEITGLKDKKLTQLRRDRIGFIFQAFNLLPTLNALENITLPMDIAGRKPDREWLDRVVETVGLAGRLKHRPTQLSGGQQQRVAVARALAARPEIIFGDEPTGNLDSRAGAEVLGFLRRSVDELGQTIVMVTHDPVAASYADRVLYLADGRIVDEMLRPTADAVLDRMKDFDARGRTS; from the coding sequence GTGACAACGGCTGTGACCATTCCCAGGCACGGGGGCACTGGAGGGCGGACGGCGGTCGCGGCTCGGGCGCGGCAGGTCGTCAAGGCGTACGGCTCGGGCGAGACCCGCGTCGTCGCGCTGGACCACGTGGACGTGGACATCGCCCGCGGGCAGTTCACCGCGATCATGGGGCCCTCCGGCTCCGGCAAGTCCACGCTGATGCACTGCCTCGCCGGGCTCGACACCGTCTCGGGCGGGCAGATCTACCTGGACGAGACCGAGATCACCGGCCTCAAGGACAAGAAGCTCACCCAGCTGCGCCGGGACCGGATCGGCTTCATATTCCAGGCGTTCAACCTGCTGCCCACGCTCAACGCGCTGGAGAACATCACGCTCCCGATGGACATCGCGGGCCGCAAGCCCGACCGGGAGTGGCTGGACCGGGTGGTGGAGACCGTCGGCCTGGCCGGGCGCCTCAAGCACCGGCCCACCCAGCTCTCCGGCGGCCAGCAGCAGCGCGTGGCGGTGGCCCGCGCCCTGGCGGCCCGGCCCGAGATCATCTTCGGCGACGAGCCGACCGGAAACCTGGACTCCCGCGCGGGGGCCGAGGTCCTCGGCTTCCTGCGCCGCTCGGTGGACGAGCTGGGCCAGACCATCGTGATGGTCACCCACGACCCGGTCGCCGCCTCCTACGCGGACCGCGTGCTCTACCTCGCGGACGGCCGGATCGTCGACGAGATGCTCCGCCCGACCGCCGACGCCGTGCTCGACCGCA
- a CDS encoding DUF485 domain-containing protein, with protein sequence MPHHRSSPGIPQLRTAYRLLRRTATFTALGYFVLFLVLSAYAPGALDRPVSGGLTAGLLLGLCQLPVTLGAIAVYEWTARRTVDPLAAALRLQASRQPPHTRRHTDGAAR encoded by the coding sequence ATGCCGCACCACCGGTCGTCCCCCGGCATCCCCCAACTGCGCACCGCCTACCGGCTGCTGCGCCGCACCGCCACCTTCACCGCCCTCGGATACTTCGTCCTCTTCCTGGTCCTGTCCGCGTACGCCCCCGGCGCGCTGGACCGGCCCGTCTCCGGCGGCCTCACCGCCGGGCTGCTGCTCGGGCTCTGCCAGCTCCCCGTGACGCTGGGCGCGATCGCCGTCTACGAGTGGACCGCCCGGCGGACCGTCGACCCGCTCGCCGCCGCCCTGCGGCTCCAGGCGTCGCGGCAGCCCCCGCACACCCGCCGCCACACCGACGGAGCCGCCCGATGA
- a CDS encoding MFS transporter, which yields MRSIPGAAPGAPPARGRGPVVAALMLGMALAALDGTVVSTAVPQIVGDLGGFSVFSWLFSGYLLAVTVTLPVYGKLSDTFGRKPVLIAGIVLFLAGSVLCSLAWNMAALIAFRVFQGLGGGALQGTVQTVAADLYPLDERPKIQAKLSTVWAVSAVAGPALGGALASYADWRWIFLVNLPVGALALWLVGRYLVEPVRERPATAPRIDWTGALCVFATGALLLTALVQGGVAWPWLSAPSLGLFGASAALAALTVLVERRAAEPVIPGWVWRRRDIAAVNLAMGALGLLMVAPTVFLPTYAQSVLGLDPVAAGFVLSVMTLSWPVSAALSNRVYTRIGFRDSAAVGMGLASLILLAFPLLPFPGHAWQPALIMLALGGALGLFQLPLIIAVQSSVGWAERGTTTASVLFCRQVGQSVGAALFGAVANATITSRLAADPAAGLPDDLDSVSRALEHPAGLTADAADQLRRAVATAVDHVYVGAALAGVLALLVLLLLAPRRFPVREHEAEAG from the coding sequence ATCCGGTCGATACCGGGCGCGGCGCCCGGCGCGCCCCCGGCCCGGGGGCGCGGCCCGGTCGTCGCGGCCCTGATGCTGGGCATGGCGCTCGCCGCGCTCGACGGCACGGTCGTCTCCACGGCCGTCCCGCAGATCGTCGGCGACCTGGGCGGCTTCTCCGTCTTCTCCTGGCTCTTCTCCGGCTATCTGCTCGCCGTCACGGTCACCCTGCCGGTGTACGGCAAGCTCTCCGACACCTTCGGCCGCAAGCCCGTGCTGATCGCGGGCATCGTGCTCTTCCTGGCCGGTTCGGTGCTCTGCTCGCTCGCCTGGAACATGGCGGCCCTGATCGCCTTCCGGGTCTTCCAGGGCCTGGGCGGCGGCGCCCTCCAAGGCACGGTCCAGACGGTCGCCGCCGACCTCTACCCGCTCGACGAACGCCCCAAGATCCAGGCGAAGCTGTCGACGGTCTGGGCGGTGTCGGCGGTGGCCGGCCCGGCGCTGGGCGGCGCCCTCGCCTCGTACGCCGACTGGCGCTGGATCTTCCTGGTCAACCTGCCGGTCGGGGCGCTCGCGCTGTGGCTGGTGGGGCGGTACCTGGTGGAGCCGGTGCGGGAGAGGCCCGCCACGGCGCCCCGGATCGACTGGACCGGGGCGCTGTGCGTCTTCGCGACCGGCGCGCTGCTGCTGACCGCGCTCGTCCAGGGCGGGGTGGCCTGGCCCTGGCTCTCCGCGCCCTCGCTCGGCCTGTTCGGCGCGAGCGCGGCGCTGGCGGCGCTGACCGTGCTGGTCGAGCGGCGCGCGGCCGAACCGGTCATCCCGGGCTGGGTGTGGCGCCGGCGCGACATCGCGGCGGTCAACCTGGCGATGGGGGCGCTCGGGCTGCTGATGGTGGCGCCGACGGTCTTCCTGCCCACCTACGCCCAGTCGGTGCTCGGCCTCGATCCGGTCGCGGCCGGTTTCGTCCTGTCGGTGATGACGCTGAGCTGGCCGGTTTCCGCCGCTCTCTCCAACCGGGTGTACACCCGGATCGGGTTCCGGGACTCGGCGGCCGTCGGCATGGGGCTGGCCTCGCTGATCCTGCTGGCCTTCCCGCTGCTGCCGTTCCCGGGGCACGCCTGGCAGCCCGCGCTGATCATGCTGGCGCTCGGCGGGGCGCTGGGCCTCTTCCAGCTGCCGCTGATCATCGCGGTGCAGTCGTCGGTGGGCTGGGCCGAGCGCGGCACCACCACCGCCTCGGTGCTCTTCTGCCGCCAGGTCGGCCAGTCGGTGGGCGCGGCCCTGTTCGGAGCGGTGGCGAACGCGACGATCACTTCCCGGCTCGCCGCCGACCCGGCGGCCGGGCTGCCCGACGACCTCGACTCGGTCTCGCGCGCCCTGGAGCACCCGGCCGGACTCACCGCCGACGCCGCCGACCAGCTGCGCCGGGCGGTGGCGACGGCCGTGGACCATGTGTACGTGGGTGCGGCGCTGGCGGGCGTCCTGGCGCTGCTGGTCCTGCTGCTCCTGGCCCCGAGGCGCTTCCCGGTGCGCGAGCACGAGGCCGAGGCGGGCTGA
- a CDS encoding SUKH-4 family immunity protein: MVTFAQAQERAEEWINGEAPAYQHREVRVREFDLGFVAWAEDRAEGPSSDGGRQRLVIARDGEVTLWPGLPVGEVIRRYEEEYGVPDAPEDAVPAPAPERIDLNQTSFLLTPPEWLQEAADRMGIPDHRAEPAPTPGEPAPAWPGATPAAAASGPGSAGGAGWSAPAAEAPQGATPASGPASAGGAGWPPPAAEAPSGATPWAGTDTNAGPDDGSVPLPATVFAPALSGSDSDDTPPPRALPEAKTALLQGGSQLPPTAVAPAVDPHAPAPGTPFAAGAAGGPGAPAGPGTPAAHGAPAGPGAPQGPGAPVAQGAHGASAVPGAPVAPGVPAAPGAPQAPGAPGAHGAPAGPGMPAAPGAPGAPVGPGAPAAPVPPAAPALGSPAPGAADIADAATRKAPPPRAARGDVPPPPGAPGTPGGGAPAYVPTQLVSQLGPDGPQPATPPAAPDGVHHAATMLADPARLGAGGPGAPQPPGPPGAPRAAGPGAPQPPGPPGVPGAPQPPGPPGAPGATPPGGAHHAATMLADPGQLGAGRPGAPQPPGPPGAPGAPGAPGAPGGGVHQAATMLAGPAQMGPGGPGAPQPPGAPGMPPGAPGVPPGAPPAYGYPQQQAGVPTVGPGYQAVLRYRAADGSEQQLIRRSAPGIPHPEWQIFHELRGMNVPPDHVLELHTELESCELPGGYCARMIRETWPQVRITSVAPYGKDHASRRQGVQHLLTHQGELAQVADGPARPQPVRAPLPQVQPAPPLPPEGVAHELAGAFGPQGVFRFDQRAVSRQGVPEAVAVTLVWAGLPVDFGPFFWAQAVPGQPVPTLAELAAQRQVQAAPDAGSYLVMGSDFGRAICVQYGTAHIVAVPVEAGPGGQSVPPQFVNSGLPEFVRCMALLGRMWRLRYGLNPEQAGRWTVDFQAQLAALDPAALASPEGWWSVLLEQFWDGLL; this comes from the coding sequence ATGGTGACCTTCGCCCAGGCGCAGGAGCGCGCGGAAGAGTGGATCAACGGGGAGGCCCCCGCCTACCAGCACCGGGAGGTGCGGGTGCGGGAGTTCGACCTCGGGTTCGTGGCGTGGGCCGAGGACCGCGCCGAGGGCCCGTCCTCGGACGGTGGCCGCCAGCGGCTCGTCATCGCCCGGGACGGCGAGGTCACCCTGTGGCCGGGCCTGCCGGTGGGCGAGGTGATCCGCCGTTACGAGGAGGAGTACGGGGTGCCGGACGCGCCCGAGGACGCGGTGCCCGCGCCCGCGCCGGAGCGGATCGACCTGAACCAGACGTCGTTCCTGCTCACCCCGCCCGAGTGGCTCCAGGAAGCGGCCGACCGGATGGGCATCCCGGACCACCGCGCGGAGCCCGCCCCGACGCCCGGCGAGCCCGCACCCGCGTGGCCCGGCGCGACCCCGGCCGCCGCCGCTTCCGGTCCGGGCTCCGCCGGTGGTGCGGGGTGGTCCGCTCCGGCGGCCGAAGCACCGCAGGGGGCGACCCCGGCTTCCGGTCCGGCCTCCGCCGGGGGCGCCGGTTGGCCTCCTCCGGCGGCCGAAGCGCCGTCGGGGGCGACCCCGTGGGCCGGTACGGACACCAACGCCGGGCCGGACGACGGTTCGGTCCCGCTGCCCGCGACGGTGTTCGCGCCGGCGCTGTCCGGTTCGGACTCCGACGACACCCCGCCGCCGAGGGCCCTGCCCGAGGCGAAGACCGCGCTGCTCCAGGGCGGCAGCCAGCTTCCGCCGACGGCGGTGGCCCCGGCCGTCGACCCGCACGCCCCGGCGCCGGGCACCCCGTTCGCCGCGGGTGCGGCGGGCGGCCCCGGCGCGCCCGCGGGTCCCGGCACCCCGGCCGCCCACGGTGCTCCCGCCGGTCCGGGTGCTCCCCAGGGCCCCGGTGCTCCGGTGGCGCAGGGCGCTCACGGCGCTTCCGCCGTGCCCGGTGCGCCGGTTGCTCCCGGTGTTCCGGCCGCTCCGGGTGCTCCCCAGGCCCCGGGCGCTCCGGGGGCGCACGGCGCTCCCGCCGGGCCCGGCATGCCGGCGGCTCCCGGTGCTCCGGGCGCTCCCGTCGGGCCCGGTGCGCCCGCCGCCCCCGTACCCCCGGCCGCGCCCGCCCTCGGCTCGCCCGCCCCCGGTGCCGCCGACATCGCCGACGCCGCCACCCGCAAGGCTCCGCCGCCGCGTGCCGCGCGCGGGGACGTTCCGCCGCCGCCCGGGGCTCCCGGGACGCCGGGTGGCGGGGCGCCCGCCTACGTACCCACCCAGCTGGTCTCGCAGCTCGGTCCCGACGGGCCGCAGCCCGCGACGCCGCCCGCCGCGCCGGACGGGGTGCACCACGCCGCGACGATGCTGGCCGACCCGGCCCGGCTCGGCGCCGGTGGTCCGGGCGCTCCGCAGCCGCCGGGGCCGCCCGGTGCGCCGCGCGCCGCGGGTCCCGGTGCGCCCCAGCCGCCCGGTCCGCCCGGGGTGCCGGGCGCTCCGCAGCCGCCCGGTCCGCCCGGGGCCCCCGGTGCCACCCCGCCGGGCGGTGCCCACCACGCCGCGACGATGCTGGCCGACCCGGGTCAGCTCGGCGCCGGACGGCCCGGCGCGCCCCAGCCGCCCGGCCCGCCGGGAGCCCCCGGGGCGCCGGGTGCTCCCGGTGCGCCCGGCGGCGGGGTCCACCAGGCCGCGACGATGCTGGCCGGGCCCGCCCAGATGGGTCCCGGCGGTCCCGGCGCGCCGCAGCCGCCGGGTGCCCCCGGCATGCCGCCGGGCGCTCCGGGCGTGCCGCCGGGCGCCCCGCCCGCGTACGGTTATCCGCAGCAGCAGGCCGGAGTGCCCACCGTGGGCCCCGGCTACCAGGCCGTGCTGCGCTACCGCGCCGCCGACGGGTCCGAGCAGCAGCTGATCCGGCGCTCCGCGCCCGGCATCCCGCACCCCGAGTGGCAGATCTTCCACGAGCTGCGCGGGATGAACGTGCCGCCGGACCACGTCCTGGAGCTCCACACCGAGCTGGAGTCGTGCGAGCTGCCGGGCGGCTACTGCGCCCGGATGATCCGGGAGACCTGGCCGCAGGTGCGGATCACCTCCGTCGCCCCGTACGGCAAGGACCACGCCTCGCGCCGCCAGGGCGTCCAGCACCTGCTCACCCACCAGGGCGAGCTGGCGCAGGTCGCCGACGGTCCGGCCCGGCCGCAGCCGGTGCGCGCACCGCTGCCGCAGGTGCAGCCCGCGCCGCCGCTCCCCCCGGAGGGCGTGGCGCACGAACTGGCCGGTGCCTTCGGGCCGCAGGGCGTGTTCCGCTTCGACCAGCGGGCGGTGTCGCGCCAGGGCGTGCCCGAGGCCGTCGCGGTCACGCTGGTGTGGGCGGGGCTGCCGGTCGACTTCGGACCGTTCTTCTGGGCGCAGGCGGTGCCCGGCCAGCCGGTGCCGACGCTCGCCGAACTCGCCGCCCAGCGGCAGGTGCAGGCGGCGCCGGACGCGGGTTCCTACCTGGTCATGGGGTCGGACTTCGGCCGGGCGATCTGTGTCCAGTACGGCACGGCCCACATCGTTGCGGTGCCGGTGGAGGCGGGCCCCGGCGGCCAGTCCGTACCGCCGCAGTTCGTGAACTCGGGGCTGCCCGAGTTCGTGCGCTGCATGGCGCTGCTCGGCCGGATGTGGCGGCTGCGCTACGGGCTCAACCCCGAGCAGGCGGGCCGCTGGACGGTCGACTTCCAGGCCCAGCTGGCCGCGCTGGACCCGGCGGCGCTGGCCTCGCCCGAGGGCTGGTGGTCGGTGCTCCTGGAGCAGTTCTGGGACGGACTGCTCTGA
- a CDS encoding SMI1/KNR4 family protein, whose amino-acid sequence MTTGRLGHAAPPNAAYAGQVVNFPDPVRAARHPRGVRIGADGHPDFSAYARAAAEIAEPPEGFGVDELRLTDYVSANAALAADGHELWDTVPAVATPHGWTWHHVAGSRRLELVPVEVKALLRHHGGLATTPVDQDKRGTRPLQETRPAHFALPRGQVAVSESQLLGVEEDLGYRLPGAYRSFLKAAGGCAPVGAALDAELGLLVDQPFFTVREQAAVNDLVYINKCLRDHLTKDYLGVGFVQGGILAVKVKGAATGSVWFCAYDDARDRDGWSVQERVERLLLPCGADFDEFLERLAGNPPELETVANLMVDGGFARAVPVGE is encoded by the coding sequence ATGACGACAGGTCGGCTCGGGCACGCCGCGCCACCGAACGCGGCCTACGCCGGGCAGGTCGTGAACTTCCCGGACCCGGTCCGCGCCGCCCGGCACCCCCGGGGGGTCCGGATCGGCGCCGACGGCCACCCGGACTTCTCCGCGTACGCGCGCGCGGCGGCCGAGATCGCCGAGCCCCCCGAGGGCTTCGGCGTGGACGAGCTGCGCCTGACCGACTACGTGTCGGCCAACGCGGCGCTCGCCGCCGACGGCCACGAGCTCTGGGACACCGTGCCCGCGGTCGCGACCCCGCACGGCTGGACCTGGCACCACGTGGCCGGCAGCCGCCGTCTCGAACTCGTCCCGGTCGAGGTGAAGGCGCTGCTGCGGCACCACGGCGGGCTGGCCACCACCCCGGTCGACCAGGACAAGCGCGGCACCCGCCCGCTCCAGGAGACCCGCCCGGCGCACTTCGCGCTGCCCAGGGGCCAGGTCGCGGTCTCCGAGTCGCAACTCCTCGGCGTGGAGGAGGACTTGGGCTACCGGCTGCCCGGCGCCTACCGCTCGTTCCTGAAGGCCGCGGGCGGCTGCGCCCCGGTCGGCGCGGCGCTCGACGCGGAGCTGGGGCTGCTGGTGGACCAGCCGTTCTTCACCGTGCGCGAGCAGGCGGCGGTCAACGACCTCGTCTACATCAACAAGTGCCTGCGCGACCACCTGACCAAGGACTACCTGGGCGTCGGGTTCGTGCAGGGCGGCATCCTCGCGGTGAAGGTGAAGGGCGCCGCCACCGGCTCGGTCTGGTTCTGCGCGTACGACGACGCGCGCGACCGGGACGGCTGGAGCGTGCAGGAGCGCGTGGAGCGGCTGCTGCTGCCCTGCGGCGCCGACTTCGACGAGTTCCTGGAACGGCTCGCGGGCAATCCGCCGGAGCTGGAGACCGTGGCGAACCTGATGGTGGACGGCGGCTTCGCGCGCGCCGTGCCGGTGGGGGAGTGA
- a CDS encoding cation acetate symporter has product MNGFASDARAMSLVAFIAVITVTLLLCVMTAPERDDLGEFYTGARSLSPLRNGLAIAGDYVSAATVLSTVGVIALTGYDGLVLTLSTVLSLVLLMFLLAEPLRNAGEFTMGDALARRAPGPAVRVTACLVTLAALLPLMVVQLAGAGDLIAFVLGFDAAEFKTGCVVMLGILMIGYAAIGGMKGTAFIQAVKTVVLAVSALAVAALVLNRYGWHPGRLLDAAARGSGAGPAYLSSGLQFGGDSLDMISSQLTVVVGAACLPHITMRMYSAPGARAVRRSLSWAVTAVVVICLALVVIGFGAAAVVGRRAITAADPQGKTSLLLTSQALVGAHASTLGTLLFTAVATAVFMTLLASISGMTLACANSLAHDLVAHGLRGRAGVRGTAETNTARVAALAVGVPAIALATAAQHHNLQPLVTLSFCLGASALAPALVLTLFWRRYTRAGLLCTLIGGTLFTAVVMTGTKLVSGSPQSAFPGHDFNWFPFTTTGIVSIPFGFAAGWLGTVLGRRGAQAQRQRYEAVEGWILAGARR; this is encoded by the coding sequence ATGAACGGTTTCGCCTCCGACGCGCGGGCGATGTCCCTGGTCGCGTTCATCGCGGTGATCACCGTGACGCTGCTGCTCTGCGTGATGACCGCGCCCGAGCGCGACGACCTCGGCGAGTTCTACACCGGCGCCCGCTCGCTCTCCCCGCTGCGCAACGGCCTCGCCATCGCCGGGGACTACGTCTCGGCGGCCACCGTGCTCAGCACCGTCGGCGTCATCGCGCTCACCGGGTACGACGGTCTGGTCCTGACCCTGAGCACCGTGCTCTCGCTGGTGCTCCTGATGTTCCTGCTGGCCGAACCGCTGCGCAACGCGGGCGAGTTCACCATGGGCGACGCGCTCGCCCGGCGCGCCCCCGGCCCCGCCGTCCGCGTCACCGCGTGCCTGGTCACACTGGCCGCGCTGCTGCCGCTGATGGTGGTGCAGCTGGCCGGGGCGGGCGATCTCATCGCGTTCGTCCTGGGCTTCGACGCCGCCGAGTTCAAGACCGGCTGCGTCGTCATGCTCGGCATCCTGATGATCGGCTACGCGGCGATCGGCGGGATGAAGGGCACCGCCTTCATCCAGGCGGTCAAGACCGTGGTGCTCGCCGTCTCAGCGCTGGCCGTCGCCGCCCTGGTCCTGAACCGGTACGGGTGGCACCCCGGTCGGCTGCTCGACGCGGCGGCCCGGGGCAGCGGCGCGGGCCCGGCGTACCTCTCCTCCGGGCTCCAGTTCGGCGGCGACTCCCTCGACATGATCAGCTCCCAGCTCACCGTGGTCGTCGGCGCGGCCTGCCTCCCGCACATCACCATGCGCATGTACAGCGCCCCCGGCGCCCGCGCGGTGCGGCGCTCGCTGTCCTGGGCGGTGACGGCGGTCGTGGTGATCTGTCTGGCGCTGGTCGTCATCGGGTTCGGCGCGGCGGCGGTGGTCGGCCGCCGGGCCATCACCGCGGCCGATCCGCAGGGCAAGACGTCCCTGCTGCTCACCAGCCAGGCGCTGGTCGGCGCGCACGCCTCCACGCTGGGCACCCTGCTGTTCACGGCGGTCGCCACGGCGGTCTTCATGACGCTGCTCGCCTCGATCTCCGGGATGACGCTGGCCTGTGCCAACTCCCTCGCCCACGACCTCGTCGCCCACGGGCTGCGCGGCCGGGCCGGGGTGCGCGGCACCGCCGAGACCAACACCGCCCGGGTGGCCGCGCTCGCCGTCGGCGTACCGGCGATCGCGCTGGCCACCGCGGCCCAGCACCACAACCTCCAGCCGCTGGTCACGCTCTCGTTCTGCCTGGGCGCCTCCGCGCTGGCCCCGGCCCTGGTGCTCACCCTGTTCTGGCGCCGCTACACCCGGGCGGGGCTGCTGTGCACGCTGATCGGGGGGACGCTGTTCACGGCGGTGGTGATGACCGGGACCAAACTGGTGTCGGGCTCGCCCCAGTCCGCCTTCCCCGGCCACGACTTCAACTGGTTCCCGTTCACCACGACCGGCATCGTCTCCATCCCGTTCGGCTTCGCGGCGGGCTGGCTCGGCACGGTGCTCGGCCGCCGCGGCGCCCAGGCGCAGCGGCAGCGGTACGAGGCGGTGGAGGGCTGGATCCTGGCGGGCGCCCGGCGCTGA
- a CDS encoding SUKH-3 domain-containing protein — translation MPDVSTTRFPVPVDAALRAAGWHPGRWDIRQAEAWADVLRQHTSPAGHRHTVFPAAVEAWAEFGGLRLTAPGPGRHHAPTTVRFDPVAGLHLARTFADLGRALGTELAPLGEEGEQQAVLAVDVEGRIYSIDHTGDWYLGSDLDLALNTLVMGVQPVRLTSAG, via the coding sequence ATGCCGGACGTCTCCACCACCCGCTTCCCCGTCCCCGTCGACGCCGCGCTGCGCGCCGCCGGGTGGCACCCCGGACGCTGGGACATCAGGCAGGCCGAGGCGTGGGCCGACGTGCTGCGCCAGCACACCTCGCCGGCCGGGCACCGGCACACCGTCTTCCCGGCGGCCGTGGAGGCCTGGGCCGAGTTCGGCGGGCTGCGGCTGACCGCGCCGGGGCCGGGCCGCCACCACGCGCCGACGACCGTCCGCTTCGACCCGGTCGCGGGGCTGCACCTGGCCCGTACGTTCGCGGACCTGGGCCGGGCGCTGGGCACCGAGCTGGCGCCGCTCGGCGAGGAGGGCGAGCAGCAGGCGGTCCTCGCGGTGGACGTGGAGGGCCGGATCTACAGCATCGACCACACCGGCGACTGGTACCTGGGCTCCGACCTGGACCTGGCCCTGAACACGCTGGTCATGGGCGTCCAGCCGGTGCGCCTGACGTCGGCGGGCTGA
- a CDS encoding YwqJ-related putative deaminase produces MHGTTDISGTATGAARTTESRPAPGPGSRRTGDPRLQWSGSAASAPVLLHRRDGILPAVAAALSVRGTTLTCTAGKGDQPPALHPLVQDFHDTLTSGQRERFTGRCPEAILLSRQLASLESARAAKPSRRPQRYKPLTHGEARRALKHAKLTARRIREDGDPLHGSYAPPCRSCTALLAHFGVRAVDPAAEKG; encoded by the coding sequence ATGCACGGAACGACCGACATATCGGGTACGGCCACGGGGGCCGCGCGCACCACGGAGTCCCGGCCCGCGCCGGGACCGGGCAGCCGGCGGACCGGGGACCCGCGGCTCCAGTGGAGCGGCAGCGCCGCCTCCGCGCCCGTGCTGCTGCACCGCCGCGACGGCATCCTGCCCGCCGTCGCCGCCGCGCTCTCCGTCCGGGGCACGACGCTGACCTGCACCGCGGGCAAGGGCGACCAGCCGCCCGCCCTCCACCCGCTCGTACAGGACTTCCACGACACCCTCACCAGCGGCCAGCGCGAGCGGTTCACCGGGCGCTGCCCGGAGGCGATCCTGCTCTCCCGCCAGCTGGCGTCCCTGGAGTCGGCGCGCGCGGCCAAGCCCTCGCGGCGCCCGCAGCGCTACAAGCCGCTCACCCACGGCGAGGCCCGGCGCGCGCTCAAGCACGCCAAGCTGACCGCCCGCCGCATCCGGGAGGACGGCGACCCGCTGCACGGCAGCTACGCGCCGCCCTGCCGCTCCTGTACGGCGCTGCTCGCCCACTTCGGCGTGCGCGCCGTCGACCCCGCCGCCGAGAAGGGCTGA